One Neodiprion pinetum isolate iyNeoPine1 chromosome 1, iyNeoPine1.2, whole genome shotgun sequence genomic window carries:
- the LOC124210652 gene encoding uncharacterized protein isoform X4: MPKLRQPATLQKMALDAIFQYVVLWCNRTSVEGSLDELTHGISVMKKNVICRLPWFMVADFAARFMDFLSRFYCAFNSLIYIEATLELFMDMEIVGLQFRGPMVDFLDPRNGWRLRRLVELDLDYVSHSISMNLHNFYLNDLTSFMFARRCTDLDLSVIGRNCPKLQVIRVSKSRRVTDKGLASLSQCSDLRFIDVHKCSVTHSGLNRMLSVHKKLEKITDVAFDTMCHLDLSVCPSINHFATDDRVSAKHLRKIVTKFPNITYLYMHGKITENLYILQNLNKLTGLDLKFSLKQFDNEVRMLWTNIMGLLRFIGANLTTLKLGSCDTTNSGVGIVMGQDKIDYIFNTCPNLECFKFVHNAKLIVIPSFAKLKVLTPQCSFNYDDYPLEILCIPTIKFNKLPNLEILSLYHYDVSCKTVRSIMLDNDKFPKLSVIKDVRLRYECLEELRRIARMKNLKFEIINGY, encoded by the coding sequence ATGCCTAAGTTGCGACAGCCGGCCACATTGCAGAAAATGGCGCTCGACGCCATCTTTCAATACGTCGTTCTCTGGTGCAATCGAACCAGCGTCGAAGGATCCCTGGACGAGCTGACTCACGGCATTTCGGTCATGAAAAAGAACGTGATCTGTCGCTTACCCTGGTTTATGGTGGCGGACTTCGCTGCAAGATTTATGGACTTCTTGAGTAGGTTTTACTGCGCTTTCAACTCGCTGATCTACATAGAAGCCACTCTGGAACTGTTCATGGACATGGAAATAGTGGGACTGCAGTTCAGAGGACCGATGGTGGACTTTCTAGACCCCCGAAATGGTTGGCGTCTACGGAGACTGGTGGAACTGGACCTAGACTACGTCTCACACTCGATTTCTATGAATCTGCACAACTTCTACCTAAACGATCTGACGAGTTTCATGTTTGCAAGGAGATGCACCGACCTTGACCTCAGCGTGATCGGCCGGAACTGCCCCAAACTGCAAGTGATCAGAGTTTCGAAATCGCGGCGTGTCACGGACAAAGGGCTTGCCAGCCTCAGCCAGTGCTCTGACCTTCGATTCATCGACGTTCATAAGTGCTCGGTAACGCACAGCGGCTTAAATCGCATGCTGTCGGTGCACAAGAAACTGGAAAAGATCACCGACGTTGCTTTTGATACCATGTGCCATTTGGACTTGTCAGTGTGCCCCTCGATCAACCATTTCGCTACCGATGATAGAGTCTCAGCTAAGCACCTTCGTAAAATTGTCACCAAGTTTCCTAATATCACCTATTTGTACATGCATGGCAAAATCACGGAAAATCTGTACATTCTCCAGAACCTCAACAAACTTACCGGGCTTGATCTCAAATTCTCGTTgaaacagtttgacaatgAGGTCAGAATGTTGTGGACCAATATTATGGGACTCTTGCGGTTCATTGGGGCGAATCTGACTACTCTAAAACTTGGTTCATGTGACACCACGAATAGTGGTGTAGGAATTGTGATGGGGCAAGACAAGATCGATTACATATTCAATACATGTCCCAATTTAGAATGCTTCAAATTTGTTCACAACGCAAAGCTTATCGTCATTCCATCTTTTGCAAAGTTGAAAGTACTGACACCGCAATGCTCCTTTAATTATGACGATTATCCTCTGGAAATATTATGTATTCCGACGATAAAGTTTAACAAGTTGCCGAACCTTGAGATTCTCTCGCTTTACCATTATGATGTTAGTTGTAAGACTGTCCGATCGATAATGCTGGATAATGACAAGTTTCCAAAATTGTCCGTCATCAAAGATGTCCGCCTGAGGTACGAATGTTTGGAAGAACTTCGACGGATTgctagaatgaaaaatttaaaatttgagattATAAACGGATATTAA
- the LOC124210652 gene encoding uncharacterized protein isoform X1 — protein MPKVRQPAVLQKMALDVIFEYVVLCCDRTSIEGSLDELNQVISAIKLDVISCIPWFSVADFSARFLERFYSDSRPASHLKAALEVVMDTEIVGLQCRGPILAYLDPQDGSRLRRLAELDLDYILHSLPINLHNFYLNDLTSFVFAERCTNLDLSVVGRNCPKLQIVRVPESRHVTDEGLSNLSQCSDLRFIDVYRCSVTHSGINRMLAVHKKLDRISNVSAETLFHLDSSVCPSISHFSSIPDTPISSANLRKIVTKFPNITYLHVHGVFTEEFSILNPLNKLTGLDFTFSSDMYYDEIEIAWVNIKEFLLFVGANLTTLKLACWEQGFLWRQEDVDFIFDSCPNLECLKFDHGDGLVVIPSFQKLKVLIPHIAIEFESIELLRDPMIEFDKLPSLETLSLHNYDVSFQTIQSIMLDNDRFPKLSVIETICMKDEDLEEIRRIARMKNLDFEIKNDPCSNWYNNYRFNTSSPPSP, from the coding sequence ATGCCCAAGGTACGACAGCCGGCCGTGTTACAAAAAATGGCGCTTGACGTCATCTTTGAATACGTCGTCCTCTGCTGCGACCGAACCAGTATCGAAGGCTCCCTGGACGAGCTGAATCAGGTCATTTCGGCCATCAAACTGGACGTGATCAGTTGCATACCGTGGTTCTCGGTGGCAGACTTCTCGGCCCGGTTTCTGGAGCGGTTTTACTCAGATTCCCGGCCAGCGTCGCATCTAAAAGCCGCCCTGGAAGTCGTCATGGACACAGAGATAGTGGGACTGCAGTGCAGAGGGCCGATCCTGGCCTACCTGGACCCCCAAGATGGTTCGCGCCTAAGGAGACTGGCGGAACTGGACCTGGATTACATCCTACACTCTCTTCCCATAAACCTGCACAACTTCTACCTGAACGATCTGACGAGTTTTGTGTTCGCCGAGAGATGCACTAACCTTGACCTGAGCGTGGTTGGTCGGAACTGCCCCAAGCTGCAAATTGTCAGAGTTCCGGAGTCGCGGCATGTCACGGACGAAGGGCTTTCCAACCTCAGCCAGTGCTCTGACCTTCGATTCATCGACGTTTACAGGTGCTCGGTAACGCACAGCGGTATAAACCGCATGCTTGCGGTGCACAAGAAACTGGACAGGATCTCCAACGTTTCCGCAGAGACCTTGTTCCACTTGGACTCGTCGGTGTGCCCTTCGATCAGCCACTTCAGTTCCATACCTGACACCCCAATCTCTTCTGCAAACCTTCGTAAAATCGTCACCAAGTTTCCCAATATCACCTATTTACACGTGCATGGCGTTTTCACGGAAGAGTTCTCCATACTCAATCCCCTCAACAAACTTACCGGACTTGACTTCACATTCTCGTCGGATATGTATTACGATGAGATCGAAATTGCGTGGGTCAATATCAAGGAATTCTTGCTGTTCGTTGGGGCGAATCTGACTACCTTGAAGCTCGCTTGTTGGGAGCAGGGATTTCTATGGCGACAGGAAGACGTCGATTTTATATTCGATTCATGTCCCAACTTGGAATGTTTGAAGTTCGATCACGGGGACgggcttgtcgtcattccgtCCTTCCAGAAGTTGAAAGTATTGATACCGCATATTGCCATTGAGTTCGAGTCCATTGAACTATTGCGCGACCCGATGATAGAGTTCGACAAATTGCCGAGCCTAGAGACTCTCTCGCTTCACAATTATGACGTCAGTTTTCAGACAATCCAATCGATAATGCTGGATAATGACAGGTTTCCAAAATTGTCCGTTATCGAAACGATCTGCATGAAGGACGAAGACTTGGAAGAAATTCGTCGGATTGCTAGAATGAAGAATTTAGATTTTGAGATTAAAAATGACCCGTGCTCTAACTGGTACAATAATTACCGTTTCAACACTTCGTCGCCTCCGTCaccataa